From a region of the Etheostoma cragini isolate CJK2018 chromosome 22, CSU_Ecrag_1.0, whole genome shotgun sequence genome:
- the si:ch211-285f17.1 gene encoding sickle tail protein homolog isoform X4 encodes MSKASRLARPPSIGSRSKLPSPRKECPGTAGRARVLSVGEKLMRAGSDGILSRQKSIKATMPQHKAQSETQTETPAPSHGPAERGQNMETVPPKSKISSTKGSSQHQGSVHKQTKSNLKVTYPEEAQHVSRRQASPNGTAPSRGDAKGSRTVPRRHTLGGARSSQEILAMQPSDMDKKREAFLEHLKQKYPHHASAIMGHQERLREQSRSPKHGPQHSIGDQVDHLSLASLESLDAMSDADVPTAFTRGSRIRASLPVVRSTNQTKDRSLGVLYLQYGDETKQIRMPNEITSIDTIRALFVSAFSQQLTMKMLESPSVAVYVKDDMRNMYYELTDVRNITDHSCLKVYHKDPAQAFSHGPRPANSDARIHSEMVHAGRDGPQPLRQPPMGPPSHHPMQGALPPTPQSMPPSPSRIPFGPRQGSIPGNATIPRDRLTNTNPPARSISPCPSAILERRDVKPDEDIGGKSHSLSRGNEGLYADPYLLQDGRISMATTHGPHPSPGLDGPDHGMGGFHRASIRSTSSYSGPSPTDTMDHPSLYRQKSRNSQLPTLGSKTPPPSPHRMAEVRIIDIQCGSPHGVPPHGGPPHGGPPHGVPPHGVLMERSSPVRQSFRKEDMAGNKPRSNMGSPTVSDLQGHLQGPIPAANEHHTRVRMKAMEQQIASLTGLVQHALLKEPNTSGTKELLSERPPKTSSPAHSAHSSGGSPVLAPKSSRAPSDKGPVPLKVNLLQFRKNVSDLRMQLHQMKQLQLQNQEALRVQLKRAEQEISVRLAEAMRGLEDPVQRQRALVEEDRHKYLGLEEHVLIQLGELEQYVGSLQKVSAETHRVVTLKDLEEGAVTLRKVGESLAGLKGEFPALQTRMGSVLRVEVEAVKFLKEEPHKLDSMLKRVKSLTDTLSSLKRCAIEGPQKGPDPSANVQVDNSLSAAAEALAEAGSTSAPLEPQSSTIKSEVMPASPVVIHHVQSSRVHMQQSQQSAALTVQPSPPLTPSPSHTPSPNPSKSQGWESPNGAASDPPSPGHHKKPQGYPVNNGNGTGLVIEELQNSQDKSKNRALCIKAAEKEWEERRQNMGHYDGKEFEKILLEAQANMMKGIPSLDVQENPALHPAVTAEQADIHKPVESPTEEPLSMPKSDESGKKGPQKPTNPLLEKPAKPALERPSKTATKPAPTESFTKQGTEKSIKSPPPPPPRKTYSSSSSGMTTTRSGEVVYTSRKESISAQEGEVDPPPQSPQPKPNKVPPETKPKPATPPPITASVIGEEEDEGDKIMAELQVFQKCKVKDVGVKYLVEPTSRIEPQIRELRPGALLPLKEKKQSSEPTREDKDPDTDENGNTTVRQSQGVIYYVTGQIPKEPPPSGTEETPEHREPTQPPSQVSNVNVNDNSSSQQQPPLSPPPKSPPPISPKPVGLKGFKLPRKQVKRSESLKTSAEKEKGKILNKINNEKKSKVIQKHVSTSENIIPEPVAITPPSTIREVPKSSVALSEDIDPLKANCEEGNDEASLSPDLPGEEAPPPPDNIAFMITNTKVQALSCGEYQELVNAKKGSVQTVTVGSATNQAYSTADHNGPQDNGFNKKPVIIIFDEPMDIRSAYKRLSTVFECEEELDRMLAAECIEEESEESDTERSGGPQVKAGGTEVVDGINVSTSQVTADHFDILPSSSSSILESNGDAKQDVKKKFKFKFPKKQLAALTQAIRTGTKSGKKTLQVVVYEDEEEPDGTVKQHKEAKRYEITRSKSLADAPKATGSVALKRQNSDSLYRTDEIRKNTYKTLDSLEQTIKQLETTISEMGPCSPGEPVCTEEAKAGNGKSSEGVGLKRSSSLPTSRASGPKVPSKNFLQKKPKPQLLPRPVVIPTTTTTTVPSVPSTVQQIPLQNTSVASPTSRMPVPLSAKSRQSPGTTDKAGKQQKLQDAQRQFRQANGSAKRVGGDHKTTSPTIPTSKIPAFYPSSTKGSSQSAPNSDATNPINSSSSSSSSSSSSVTKSSLLSFHTPRSGSQPSSHIPSLSNGSLKLPTPSQHTGKALSFSSQTQNGRVHSSSSFSSSSSSPSPLSPTPLGPGGKSIRTIHTPSFTSYRSHNGSSGKSCIPTATAAKDTT; translated from the exons AGCAGAAGCCCAAAGCACGGCCCCCAGCACAGCATCGGCGACCAGGTTGACCACCTATCCTTGGCCTCCCTGGAGTCGTTGGACGCCATGTCTGATGCCGACGTACCTACAGCCTTTACCCGCGGTAGCCGGATTCGTGCTAGCCTGCCCGTGGTGCGGTCAACCAACCAGACAAAGGACCGATCGCTTG GTGTGCTGTACCTGCAGTACGGGGACGAGACCAAACAGATCCGCATGCCTAATGAGATCACCAGCATTGACACTATCAGAGCTTTGTTTGTTAGTGCCTTCTCGCAGCAGCTGACTATGAAGATGTTGGAGTCACCAAGCGTCGCCGTCTACGTCAAAGATGACATGAGAAATATGTATTATGAGCTCACTGATGTCAG GAACATCACGGATCACTCCTGCCTGAAGGTCTACCACAAAGACCCAGCACAGGCGTTCAGCCACGGGCCAAGACCTGCCAACAGCGATGCCAGG ATCCACAGTGAGATGGTGCATGCCGGTCGTGATGGCCCTCAACCTCTGAGACAGCCCCCCATGGGTCCCCCATCACACCACCCAATGCAGGGAGCACTTCCCCCGACTCCCCAGTCCATGCCCCCATCCCCCTCCAGAATCCCATTTGGCCCACGGCAAGGCTCTATACCTGGCAATGCCACTATCCCAAGGGACCGGCTGACTAATACCAACCCTCCGGCTCGCTCTATCTCACCCTGTCCCAGCGCCATTCTGGAGAGACGGGATGTCAAGCCAGATGAGGACATAGGTGGGAAAAGCCACAGTCTTTCCAGGGGAAATGAGGGGCTGTATGCAGACCCGTACTTGCTCCAAGACGGAAGAATTAGTATGGCTACTACCCATGGACCACACCCCAGCCCTGGTCTTGATGGTCCAGATCATGGCATGGGGGGATTTCACCGTGCCTCAATCCGCTCCACAAGCTCTTACAGCGGGCCCAGCCCCACAGACACTATGGATCACCCCTCTCTGTACAGGCAGAAGTCCAGAAACAGCCAGCTACCTACTTTGGGCTCCAAGactcctcccccatcccctcaCCGGATGGCTGAGGTACGGATAATTGACATCCAGTGCGGGTCTCCTCATGGTGTGCCACCTCATGGCGGGCCTCCTCATGGCGGGCCTCCTCATGGTGTACCACCCCATGGCGTTCTCATGGAGAGAAGCTCACCTGTGCGCCAGTCCTTCAGGAAGGAGGATATGGCAGGGAACAAGCCTCGGAGCAACATGGGATCACCTACAGTTTCAGACCTCCAGGGTCACCTCCAGGGTCCCATCCCAGCTGCCAATGAGCATCACACACG AGTGCGAATGAAGGCTATGGAGCAACAGATTGCCAGCTTGACTGGTCTTGTTCAGCATGCACTTTTAAAGGAGCCAAACACTAGTGGCACCAAGGAGCTACTAAG TGAGAGACCCCCGAAGACATCATCTCCAGCCCACAGTGCACATAGCTCAG GTGGTTCCCCAGTCTTGGCTCCCAAGAGCAGTAGAGCTCCATCAGACAAGGGCCCAGTTCCTCTCAAAGTCAACCTCCTGCAGTTCAGGAAGAATGTTTCTGACCTCAGGATGCAACTCCATCAGATGAAACAGCTTCAG CTCCAGAACCAGGAGGCTTTAAGAGTCCAGCTGAAGCGGGCCGAGCAGGAAATCAGTGTTAGACTCGCTGAGGCCATGCGGGGTCTGGAGGACCCTGTGCAGAGGCAGAGAGCTTTGGTGGAAGAGGACAGGCACAAGTACTTGGGTCTGGAGGAGCATGTCCTCATACAGCTAGG CGAATTGGAGCAGTATGTCGGCTCTCTGCAGAAAGTCTCCGCAGAGACACACCGAGTAGTGACCCTGAAGGATTTGGAGGAGGGAGCGGTGACTCTGAGGAAGGTGGGAGAATCTCTGGCAGGGCTCAAAG GAGAGTTCCCAGCCCTACAAACGAGAATGGGGTCGGTGCTCAGGGTAGAAGTGGAAGCTGTCAAGTTTTTGAAGGAGGAGCCTCATAAACTGGATAGCATGCTGAAAAGGGTCAAGAGCCTGACTGATACACTCAGCAGTCTGAAAAG ATGTGCTATTGAGGGCCCTCAGAAAGGACCTGATCCCTCTGCTAATGTCCAAGTGGACAACAGcctttcagcagcagcagaagcccTTGCAGAAGCTGGCTCCACATCCGCCCCACTGGAGCCCCAGAGCTCCACTATCAAATCAGAGGTGATGCCTGCCTCTCCGGTGGTCATCCATCATGTCCAGAGCTCCCGGGTCCACATGCAACAGTCCCAGCAGTCTGCAGCATTGACAGTACAGCCGAGCCCACCGCTCACTCCCAGCCCCTCTCACACCCCCAGTCCCAACCCGAGCAAGAGTCAAGGCTGGGAATCTCCCAACGGGGCAGCCTCGGATCCACCGAGTCCTGGCCATCATAAGAAGCCACAAGGGTACCCAGTGAATAATGGCAACGGCACAGGTCTTGTCATAGAGGAGCTCCAGAACAGTCAGGACAAGAGCAAAAACAGAGCCCTGTGCATAAAG GCAGCAGAGAAGGAGTGGGAAGAGAGGAGGCAGAACATGGGTCATTATGATGGAAAAGAGTTTGAAAAGATCCTCCTGGAGGCCCAGGCCAACATGATGAAGGGCATTCCCAGTCTAGATGTGCAAGAGAACCCAGCACTTCACCCTGCTGTCACCGCAGAACAAGCAGACATCCATAAGCCTGTGGAGTCACCCACAG agGAACCCCTGTCTATGCCTAAGTCTGATGAATCAGGCAAAAAGGGGCCTCAGAAACCTACAAATCCTCTGTTGGAGAAACCAGCCAAACCTGCACTGGAGAGACCCTCGAAGACTGCCACTAAGCCAGCTCCCACTGAAAGTTTTACAAAGCAAGGGACTGAAAAGTCCATTAAGTCCCCACCGCCACCTCCTCCAAGGAAGACCTACTCCAGCTCGAGCTCAGGTATGACCACCACACGCTCTGGCGAAGTGGTCTACACCAGCAGGAAGGAGTCCATCTCGGCACAG GAGGGTGAAGTGGACCCTCCACCTCAAAGTCCCCAACCCAAGCCCAACAAGGTGCCACCGGAGACCAAGCCGAAGCCAGCCACCCCTCCCCCCATCACTGCTTCAGTTAtcggagaggaggaggatgaaggggACAAGATCATGGCAGAGCTCCAG GTATTCCAGAAGTGCAAAGTTAAGGATGTAGGGGTGAAATATTTGGTAGAACCCACCTCTCGAATTGAACCGCAAATCAGAGAATTAAGACCAGGGGCCTTATTGCCCCTCAAagagaaaaag CAGAGCTCAGAGCCCACTCGAGAGGATAAAGACCCAGACACAGATGAAAATGGGAATACTACTGTCCGACAGAGCCAAGGG GTCATATACTATGTGACTGGCCAGATTCCCAAAGAGCCACCCCCGTCAGGAACGGAGGAAACCCCCGAACACCGAGAGCCCACACAACCTCCATCACAGGTGTCAAATGTCAATGTTAATGACAATTCTTCAAGCCAGCAGCAGCCACCACTGTCTCCACCACCCAAATCACCCCCACCTATATCACCTAAACCTGTGGGACTGAAAGGATTCAAACTTCCAAGGAAGCAAGTTAAACGCTCCGAATCCTTGAAGACCAGTGCAGAAAAGGAGAAGGGGAAAATTCTCAATAAaattaacaatgaaaagaaaagtaaagtcaTCCAGAAACATGTTTCTACCAGTGAGAATATAATACCTGAGCCTGTGGCTATCACACCACCCAGTACTATAAGAGAGGTGCCTAAAAGTTCTGTGGCTCTTAGTGAGGACATTGATCCACTTAAAGCTAACTGTGAGGAGGGTAATGACGAGGCTAGTCTTAGTCCTGACTTACCTGGAGAAGAGGCACCTCCACCCCCTGACAACATAGCATTTATGATCACTAACACCAAAGTTCAGGCCCTGTCCTGTGGCGAGTACCAAGAACTGGTCAATGCCAAGAAAGGAAGTGTCCAGACTGTTACTGTGGGGAGCGCCACTAACCAAGCGTACAGCACAGCGGATCACAATGGGCCACAGGACAATGGCTTTAACAAGAAGCCTGTCATCATCATTTTTGACGAGCCCATGGACATCCGTTCAGCGTACAAGCGCCTGTCCACCGTCTTTGAATGTGAGGAGGAACTGGACAGAATGCTCGCAGCAGAGTGCATCGAGGAGGAGAGTGAGGAGTCTGACACGGAGAGGAGTGGTGGCCCGCAGGTTAAAGCGGGAGGGACTGAGGTGGTTGATGGCATAAATGTCAGCACGTCACAGGTCACTGCAGATCACTTTGACATATTAccctcatcttcatcttcaatCTTGGAATCAAATGGTGACGCCAAGCAAGATGTTAAGAAGAAGTTCAAGTTTAAGTTCCCTAAGAAACAGCTGGCAGCACTGACCCAAGCAATTCGCACGGGCACCAAGTCAGGCAAGAAGACCTTACAGGTGGTTGTGTATGAAGATGAGGAGGAACCTGACGGTACTGTCAAGCAGCACAAAGAAGCAAAGAGATATGAGATCACACGTTCAAAGTCCTTGGCAGACGCTCCCAAGGCAACCGGCTCAGTTGCGCTGAAGAGACAGAATTCCGACTCCCTCTACAGGACGGATGAGATCCGGAAGAACACCTACAAGACACTGGACAGCCTGGAGCAGACCATCAAGCAGCTGGAGACCACTATCAGTGAGATGGGACCATGCTCCCCTGGGGAGCCAGTCTGCACAGAGGAAGCTAAAGCAGGGAATGGGAAAAGCTCAGAAGGAGTGGGGCTGAAGAGGTCTTCCTCTCTCCCTACCTCCAGAGCGTCAGGCCCTAAGGTACCCAGCAAAAACTTTTTGCAGAAGAAGCCAAAACCTCAGCTCCTTCCTCGCCCTGTAGTCATCCctactaccaccaccaccaccgtcCCCAGTGTCCCCAGCACCGTACAACAg ATCCCATTGCAGAACACCAGTGTCGCTTCCCCTACTAGTCGGATGCCCGTCCCTTTGTCTGCGAAGTCCAGGCAGTCGCCGGGTACTACTGACAAAGCAGGAAAACAGCAAAAACTGCAGGACGCTCAGAGGCAGTTCCGACAG GCTAACGGAAGTGCTAAAAGAGTGGGAGGGGATCATAAAACTACTTCCCCTACTATACCCACCTCTAAAATCCCTGCTTTTTATCCTAGCTCTACTAAAGGCAGCTCCCAGTCCGCACCAAACTCAGATGCTACTAATCCCATtaactcttcctcctcctcctcctcctcctcttcctcctctgtgacAAAGTCATCCCTCCTGTCCTTTCACACTCCTCGTTCCGGTTCCCAACCCTCCTCCCACATCCCTTCCCTTTCTAACGGATCCCTCAAACTCCCCACACCCTCACAGCACACAGGTAAAGCTCTGTCGTTCTCCTCGCAGACTCAGAATGGTCGAGTGCACTCCTCCTCTTcattctcctcctcatcctcctccccctcccctctgtcGCCCACACCTTTGGGCCCAGGTGGAAAGAGCATCCGCACCATACACACCCCCAGCTTCACCAGCTACAGGTCCCACAACGGCAGCAGCGGCAAATCCTGCATCCCAACAGCCACAGCAGCTAAGGACACCACCTAG